ACCACAACACAAGCCTCGGTTATCTCCCATACATTCGCCAGCTTCAGTACAAACCAATGGGTTGGGACAAGTATTAGCTCCAATCTCACAACAACAATTACAATTACCGCCAGAAGACATACAATTATAAGCATCCCCCCTACAGTCACCAACACACATACCCTCAATAGAACAATCTTCGTTTGGATCAAAAATGTCGCTACCAACCACCACATCAATATTACTTGTATCACTATAAATTGTACCATCAATTTCAACATTAATTTTGGTACTACCTACTTTCAAACCCTCTACTTCACACTCATCTCCTGACGAAATTGGGTTAGCGATGGACATATCTAAAACGTCCCAAATATAATTTAATCCCGAAATAATAATCGGCGCATTATTACAATTTCCCGACGATGTTGGTGTGGCATGAAAATTATAATTTTTTCCAATAAAAATCGTTCTACTGTTGGGTGAAAGATCTACCCCATCTGCTTCACAGGGAGTTGGATCACTTTTTGTTTTAAAAATCCATGAATATGAATTATTAAAAGTCGCTCCATATTGATAATTTAAATCACCTAAAGTTCTTATAGAATCCATTGATGATTCTAAGCTTTCCATTAATACTATTCTGTAATAATGATCTGGGTTTAATGTATCAACGGGCTCAAAAATTACTTCATTACCCTCACCACTACTTGGATTAAAATTAGTCAAACTAAGCTCTGTAGGAGATAAACAGTCAAAAGTCGTACAATCTAATAATTTAATATTTGAATTATTAAACATATCTGCATTCATGTCTTCATTGAATTTAACTTTAAAAGCTGTATTTGTGCAAGCAAGTTTATCACAACTACCATCGTCACATCCACAGTTGGGCCATTTATTTATCACCTTTGGATTATTTAGACAAGTACACCCAGGAATCTGACAAGTGCCATCTGGACACATGTCATGCATCGGATCACAACTTCCTGGCGTTGTTGGGGTACCATCACACGAAAGTGCTACCCCACACGGAATATAAAAATCTAAAAGATTACTGTCTTCAACCTTAATTGGGTAATACCCATTCGCAGCAATCACGCTTGAATTAGGAATACTTACTCCCGCAATACGTGTCGTAGTGGCACCACTGTAGCTCGAATTAAAACTGCCAAAATAAACCTGGCCACTAGTCGGTAAATGTGTACCTATAATAATATTAACTGTTTCTCCGGCCGAATTACATTCCGGATCAACATAACAAATTCCAGGCCCAGCATCTGTTAAATAATTAAACGTAAAAAGATTACTGTGACTATTGGCACCACTCAAATCAGCCCGTTTAATTTGTATTTCTCCTATTGTATTGGGAGCAACACCGGTTGGCACTTGAATAATTATTCTTTTATCCGTCCAAGTATTTCCACATTCGATAGGTGGGGTAACTCCATCATATACACTTCCATTTGAAATAAACTTTACTACACCGTCCGCTCCAAAATTATAACCAAAAATTGTAATTAATTGACCTGGACCGCCTCTAGCTCCGTCACTACCACTTACATCTGTAATGTGTGGACTTAAAATTTTAAATGAATTATTTGAAACAATGCTCATGCCATCACCTCGCACAACTTTAACTTTGCCAGACACAACACCGTTCGAAGTCCCACCAGCCGCTGGTGCCTTAACCCTTATCTCTCCAGGCCCCCAATTATTCAAACATGGCAAACTTAAATCTATTTTATAGTATCCACTCATACCATTATCAAAACAATATTTTGTGCTCGAATCTATAGTAATACCATTATTCAAAATCAATCTGCCGGTCGCACCTAAATAATTTCCCTGAATTACTATTTCATCATTATGATAACCTTCGTTAGTTACGCTAGTAATACTTGGATAACATTCTACTCCAGTTCCGGTTTCAAAGTTCCAACTATAGTCACTAACCAATGGATTACCACACACGTCTCTAACGCCATCACCCATCGGGAAACGGGCATCCTTCCACTCATCTGCCCTACTCCCTCCTCCTCTTATTTTTACATCATAGGGAGTGTTTTCGAAATAATTTTCACCGAAGCTAAAAGTAAAACCATCACCACCCGAAAATAAAATATTTGCAATTTCTCTGGGTGGATTTAAAATAAAATTTGATTCATTTACAGTACTAATATACATTGACTCATTAAAAACTACATCCAAAGGACAGCTTAAATGAATATCCGTTGCTAAATTTTCCGGACTAGTAGATTCCACCATTGGACCTTCCCCATCTACCTCATCAGAAAACCTAAAATACCACTCTTCGTCATCAATTAGACTCTTTCCATCGACACCACTTAAACCAGATCCAACTATTGCCTTATACCAATAATTAGGTTGATATAAGCCAGTGTCTGCCTGAAAAATAAAATAATTATTATTAATTTCAAAATTACCAACCAAAGAAGTTGTATTGCAAACATGTTCCATGATCGTATTATCTCCGGTTAAATCTTCTTCGCATTTTAAAACGCTAAAGTTATCTTCTACGGTTGATCTTTCTATATTTCTATCAAAAACAACTTGAACAGGACGACTAATATATTGACACATCTTTATATTATTACCTGTCGGATCTTTATATGTTATTTGCAACTGTGTTGAGTGATGAACCGGCGTACAATCGGGGTCACAACTACATCCAGGATCACAACTTAGAGTAATGTCACATTCGCAATCTCCGGGAGGGTCATCTGGCCCCCACGGACCTTGTCCGGTTAAAATATTAAACACCACCATCACAATTACCCAAGCTAATAAAATAATTGCTAAACCAATCACTCCATTGATTAAAGTTTTTTTAGCTTTATCAACTTTATCTTGATTGCCACCTGCCGTCATCCATTGAAAACCGGCATAAATAATAATAACGACTGCGATAAAACCCAAGAGAGCCAAAACGCCATCAATAATTTTTTCAATTGTTTCCATAATATCGACGTCATCCGAGATTGCATATTTAGAATCAGGTAAATACGGTAATTCCTGTGCTAAAACTTGGCCAATCGGCGTAAAAATAAAAAAGGCCAGCATTAATAAACTGGATAAAACAAAACTAACCAATAAACCTTTTAAAAATGGTAATTTTTTGACAAGCATGGGGGTTTTAAAAAATTATAAAATATTAAAAATACTAGAAAAATTATTATTTAAATATACTATTTACCAGCTAAAATTTCTTTTACAATTTGATTAACTAAATTACCATCAGCCTGACCTTTTAATTTGGGCATAATAGCTCCCATAATTTTACCGAAATCTTGTAAGCTCACATTGCCCAAGCTTTCAATTGTATTTTGAATAATTTTTCTGACTTCATCTTCAGATAATTGTGCTGGTAAATATTGTTGAATAATTTCTAATTCTTTTTTTTCTTGATCGGCTAAATCTTGACGTCCGCCCTGCTCATAAGCTTGAATTGAATCCTGACGTTTTTTAGCTTCTTTAATTATAACGCCCAAAACATCATCTTCAGTTAATTCTTTTTTTGAGCTACGTAATTCTATCTCGTAATTAGCAATCGCACTTTTAACCATGCGTAAAGTTGAAACTAAAAACTTATCGCCAGATTTCATAGCGTTTTTAATATTTTGTTCGATATTATCTTTAAGAGTCATATTAATCTAATTTATTTTTTATATTGATAACCACGCGGTTCATCTTCAATCTGACCAATTTTTTTAAGATATTCTCTTTTGTCTCGGCTTTGTTTGCGCTTTAAAGCTGACTCTTTTTGAGCTCGCTTGTTAGGTTTTTTGGTATAAAATTGACCAGATTTAACAGTAATTAAATGGCGAGTACTTTCGACTTTCTGACGAAATCGACGCAATAAATTATTAATTGACTCGTTATCTTTTTTCTTTACTTCTATGGACACTTAAAACACCTCCTTTTCTTTAAAATTTAAAAAAATTAATAAATTACTTTAAAATAATTTCTATTCCCATTATAGTTATATTTATAATTTAAGTCAAGCCATTTTCTTCTACTAACACTCCGTTTTTAAAATTTTTAATTAACTTAACTTTAATAGTTTGATTATGTAAATCTTTGTCTGTTTTAAAATAAGCTTTAATATAGTTATCTGTCCAACCCTGCCAAGTATCGCCAATTTTATTTTCAAATAGCACTTCACTATTTGTGTTTAAAAAATTATTAACTACTCGTTGACGTAAAATTAGATCTAATTGTCTTAATTCTAAACTCCGAGCCTTTTTGGTTTCTAAACTAATTTGATTTTTAAAATCCGCTGAGCGCGTTCCCTGTCTTACAGAATAACGAAAAACATGTATCTTATAAAAACCAACCTGCTGACAAAAATCATACGTCTGTTGAAAATCCTTTTCAGTTTCACCGGGAAAACCGACTATAATATCGGCTGTAAAATTTATCCGCGGTTGTATCTGACGTAATTGCTGAATAATTTTTAAAACTTGCCGTCGGGTATAATTTCGGCCCATTTTTTTTAAAATCTGATTACTGGCACTTTGCAAGGATAAATGGATGTGTGGACATAAACGCGGATGCTGAAATAATTTTATTAAAGCTGAATTTAAATGACTCGGCCATAATGAAGATAAGTGTAAACGTGGTAAAGACGTTTCTTCTAAAATTTGTTGAATTAAATCAGCTAAGTTAAAGCCTTGATAATCATATTTTGCGATATTTGTTCCAACTAAAACAGCCTCTTGATGCCCAGCTTTAATTAAGTTTTTAATTTGTTGAATAATATCTCGATTAGAAAAACTCTGTGGTCGACCCCGTAAAAAAGGAACAATACAATAAGCACAAAAATTATCACAACCGGATTGAATCTTAACTAAAGCCCGAGTTAAATTTTGTGCTTTATTTTTAACTGATAAAAGTTTTTTTATTTTTAAATGATCTTTTAGAATTAATGGCAAATTATCTTTTTTAAAATTATCTATCCATAAATCAATTTGAGGCAATTTATGATCCAATAAACAACCAGACGCTACAATTAAGGCCCGAGAATTTTGTTGCCGAGCTTGACTAATTTTTTGGCGTGATTCACGTTCAGCTTTTTGAGTTACGCTACAACTATTAATAATGTAGATGTCTGCCCGAGAATTAAAATTGACTATTTTAAAATTTTGACCTAAATAATTTTGCCAGTTTTTAATTTCAGCTTGATTAACCTTACAACCCAAACTATAAAACGCTAACTTCATTTCTTTTTGTGAATAAATTTCTTAACTTTAGTCTTAATTTTAGTTTTAAATTTATTATTATTTTTGGGTTGAGGTTTGGTTGATAAATTTTTCTTTGCAACTGGCTTAATTTTTTTTATTTTATTAGATGTTTTTTTATTTTTAACCGTTAATTTAGTTTTAATTTTGAGTGATGATTTATCCTTTTCTCTTGTCCAACCACTATAACTTATTACTTTTTTTCTTTTTAATCTTTTTTTAACCTCCTCGGCTACCCTATCAATATCAATTATTTCTTGCACACCGCTTTGCATGTCGCGAATTAAAATCGTGTTATCTAAAAGCTCCTTTTGACCTAAAATTAAAGTATAATCAACACTATGTTTGTTGGCTATTTCCAATTGATCACGTAAACTATCTTTTGAAAAGGCTTGACCAACGTCTAGGCCTTCCAATCTTAAAGTTTCAAATAATTTTAGGATTTTCCTTTTGGCTGTCTGGCCAACATGAATTAAAAACACTCGACATTTACGATTAATTGATAAATTTTTAACCTTTCTTAGTTCTATAATTGTTCGATCAATACCAATCGCCATACCACAAGCTGATACATTTTGTCCGCCCAAATTTTGAATTAATTTGTCATATCGGCCACCGCCACCCAAAGCACTCTGAGCTAAAATTTCATCAGTCTTGGGCCAAATTTCAAAAATAGTTTTAGTATAATAATCTAAACCGCGAGCAATCCGCGGGTTTAAATTGTATAAAACTTCCGCCTCGTCTAGATATTCTAAAACACTAATAAAATGCTCCTTACACTCTTGGCATAAATAATCTACAATTTGTGGTGCCTCTAGAATGATGCGTTGGCAAGTTTCTTCTTTGCAGTCTAAAATTCGCAAAGGATTTTTGTCCAACCTCTTTTGACATTCCTCGCACAATAAACCCTTACGGGCTTTTAAATATTTTACCAACTCTTCTTGATAAAGGGGCCGGCATTCCTGACAACCTAAACTGTTAATTTGAATTGTCACGTCAATGCCCAAACTTTTATATAATTTAAAAGCAATTAAGATCATTTCGGCGTCTAAAATAGAATCTTTACTTCCCAAAGACTCTAAGCCAAACTGTTGAAATTCACGATAACGTCCCTTTTGGGGGCGCTCGTGTCGATACATCGTGCCACTATAAAAAAGTTTAACTGGCTGTGGTAAATTTAACATGCCATGTTGAATATATGATCGACAAACTGAAGCTGTACCTTCGGGTCTTAAAGTAATCGACTCACCACCCTGATCTTCAAAAGTAAACATTTCTTTGTTCACAATATCCGTATCGTCACCAATACTTCTTTTAAATAAATCCGTTTCTTCCAGTAGGGGTAAATTAATTTTTTCATAGCCATAAATTTGAGCTAAACGTGAAGCCATGGAATTAAAATAATCAAAATATTTTTGTTCGGGCGGCAAAATATCGCGCATGCCACGCAAGTTTTCTATTTTGTCATTATGTTTTTTCTTGCTGGAATGATTTTTTTTTGTTAGCTTGATTGATGTATTTTTATTTAAATTTTTTGCCGGTCGCCCCTTGGGTCTATTTTTTTCTTTTTTAAAAAATTTATTTTTGGGAGACACCGCTGATGTCTTTTTGGAGACTATTTTTTTTAGGGCCATATTTTTAAATTTATTGTGAAATAATATTGTAAATTGGTGATTTAAAACTTTCTAAACGATCGACTGGCCAACCGCGTAACCAACTTCGACCAATAATTAAATCCTTTGGCACAATGCCAAAAACTCTCGAATCTAAACTGTAATTCCGGTTATCGCCCAAAACATAATACTCCTTTTCACTTAATTCTATTTTAATATCACCACGCGTCTGAGTGCCCGGAGCTAAATAATCCGTTTCGTCTAATTTAATTTCATTAGCCGTAGTTGATTTTTTTATAAAAACTTCACCATCTTTAATAATAACTGTTTCGCCTGGCAAACCAATGACTCGTTTAATAAAATATTGCGTAGGATCTTTGGGATATTTAAAGACTATCACATCACCTCGACTAACTTCACCCACCCGATAACTAATTTCATCAATAATTAAATATTCATGATCATACAAGGTTGGTTCCATGGAAGCACCTTTAACATAAAAAGGTTGAATTAAAAAATAACGGACTGGAATAATAATGGCCAAAGAAATAACCACAATTTTGACTAGTTCCCATACAAAAATTTTTAACCCAGTTTGAATACGTCTGGGGGGCAATAAATACATTTGTTGGCGACGTCTAAAAATCTTGTCGAAAAATTGTGACATATTTTTTAAATAATATAAATTTAATTGTTAATTAAATTATAAACTATTTAAAATTAAACTACAAGTTAAAAAAATATTTTAAAAAAAGGGTGCGGATCGTTTAACAATCCGCACCTATCTCTTTTAGGAAATTTTATTTATTGTCTCCCAAGGCAAGACCGGCGTTATTTCCGTAAGTTACAACATAATATTCTGGTAAATTGTCCCTTGGGTTGAAAATAAAGCAAACTTCGGAATTACCTGAAGCATCGCCCGGTTTTATACCTATAAAGGGTGACTTAACGTTATCGCCCTCTCCATAGCGAGAAACCGTATCAAGGCCTTTATTTACTAATTCCGGATTTAAAAGTGAACCGAATATCCGTAAACTTAAGGCCTGTTCGAAAATTCCAACTGACAAACCTCCGATTTTTGAGACATTTTGGAGAGATTCATTTATCAATACTACATGGTAAATAAAATAAATCGCTCCCTTATTGTCTGTTGTCTCTAACGCGAATCGACGTGGGTCAAATGATTCCCCTCGACTGAATATTTCTGACCTAATATTACAGTCACCCAAAGAGAGAAGCGTTGTTGAAGAAAACCATTCATTAGAGTTTAAAACTGGTATTGCTAAATAAACCCCTTTAGCAGCTAGACTCCCTAGTGTTTCGTCTGGATAACGAGCTTCCCATAAAGCCAGCATCCGTTCGATTGTTACCTTTCGTAAATTCTCTAAAGCGGTTTCTATCAGCTCTATCATAGCTTTTTGCCCATGGATAGTTAGGATCTCCTTAATCCGAGCTTTCCAAAGGGCGTAAAGCTTTTCTAGATCCGCTAAGCGTTGATTTTTCCTTTTCTTGGCAACGTTTTTCTCGGCCTCCTCAATTATATCCAAAAGATATTCTGCGGATATGCCTTTTTCTATCATTGATTCGAATTGACCAAGAAAATGTTGTCTTTTTCTGTCACTTTCAACCGCCTCAGGCTCAGGTTTTTCACCTCCCCTCTCGATAGAACTAAAACCTTTTTTTTCTTCGTGATTCTCTTCGTCTGGCATAGCAAACCTCCTCTATTGTGTTGCTTAACTTTGAATTTCAGTAAATTATTTTTTACTTTTTATATATTTTAAATAACTATCTATATGATAGCATAAATTTAAAATCGTGTCAAGCAAAACAGTGCATAACTTGTCTTCATTAAAAAATAAAAAAATATCCAAAAATGGATATTTTGGTGGACGATGTAGGATTCGAACCTACGGCCTTCTCGGTGTAAACGAGACGCTCTAGCTTCACCCTCACACCTATTAACCTATTAATATAAAGGTGGACATGGTGGACGATGTAGGATTCGAACCTACGGCCTTCTCGGTGTAAACGAGACGCTCTAACCAACTGAGCTAATCGTCCTAAAGTTTTAATAGGTGTGAGGGCAAGTCTGAGCTAATCGTCCAAATTTTTAACACGAAAATTATCTTGATTTAAAATGCTCAGAGTGGGACTTGCCAGCCTATAGCTGGTCAGCCTCTAGCTGAAACCCACATTCTAAAAATGCGGACGAGAGGATTTGAACCTCCACAGGATTTCTCCCACAAGCCCCTCAAGCTTGCGCGTCTACCAATTCCGCCACATCCGCATAATTCCAACCTGGGCACAAATTATTAGTGTCATTAGCATTCAATAAGTATCATTGGTGTTGTGCTTTATTCTTCGATATTCTTCTCTTTTAATTTCTTTTTAAATTTAAGATTGCGTAAAAAGAAAAGTTTAGCGCGACGCACTCTAGCCTGCTTGATCAATTTAACTTGAGCGATATTAGGTGAATATAAAGGAAAAATCTTTTCAACACCAATACCATTAGCGCCAATTTTACGCACAGTAAAAGTGGCTTCTGGTTGTTGACCACCCTTTTGAGCAATGATAATACCTTCGAAAGGTTGTTGACGAATTTTATCATTACCCTTGGCGTCTTTTTCACGAATATATTGATAAACTCGGACTGTCATCCCGGGTTTAATTTTTTGACGCCAACTATTATCAACACTTTCCCCCTCTTCAACTTCTTCTTCAGTTGAAATAGATTCTTCAGGTGATTTTGTGTCATTTTGCGCTTCTGCGTTTGCAGTTTCTTCAGCTGGTTGATTATTTTGTTCCTCAACAACTTGATCGGTTGTTTGATCTTGATCGGTCATAAAATTATTATTTAAAATTTAAAAATTATCTTTTATCCTAGCTTAATTATTAATCTCTGTCAACTCTTGTTGAATAATCTCCACCACTTCTTGAATAGCTTGATCTAATTTACCTTGATGATTAATTACTTCATAATCATATATGTTTCTATATTTTAACCATTCTCGAGTATATTCCATTCTCTCTTTTATGTATTCATCCGTGACATTGCTACGTCCCCTTATTCTTTGCTCTAAAACATCCAAGGGCGCATTAATAAAAATTGCTATTATCTTTGGCATCAACTTTTTAGCGGTTATAACTCCCTGATAATCAATTTTCCAAATACCAATTTTATCCGATAAATTTTTAATGCGTTCTATTTCTTGATGTGTAATGCCATAATATTCATTATTATATTGTTGAGCATATTCAAAAAAAAGATTATTTTTTATTCCAGCTTTAAATTCTTGACGAGAAATAAAATAATAAGGATGACCCGGTGATTCTTTGGGTCGCATTGAACGCGAGGTGGTAGTAATAGCAGCTTCGATTGGAAAATAATCTTTTAATTTTTGAATAATACTATCTTCGCCAGCTCCTGATGGGCCAGAAATTATAAAAATTTTATTGGTATAATTTTGTGTCATTTTATTATATTTAAAAAATCTTGCAATTCAATGGGTAAGTCGATTTTAAATTCTTGCCACTCATTTTTTAAATCATTTAGACCTAGATGATATGAATGTAAAAATATTCTGTTTAAATCTGTTTTGTTTTTAAATTTTTTAAAAGTATAAATTGAATCGCCCACGATTGGATAACCCAACTCTTTTAAATGTAATCTAATTTGATGAGTCCGACCGGTTTTAATTCTGACTTTTAATAATGTATAATTTTTAAATCTTTGTTCAACTTGATACTCGGTTAAAGCTGGCTTAAGATCTTTTAAAGTGTTGACTGACATCTGACCAAAATTTTTAGTTGAACGACCAATAGCTAAATTAATTATACCCTGATCGTCTTTGACTTGTCCATAAACTAAAGCTTGATATTCTTTTAAAATTTGATGAGTCTGAAATTGCTCTTTTAAATTTGTAAACATCGTTTGATTTAAAGTCACAACTAACAAACCCGAAACTTCCTTATCTAAACGATGCACAATTCCGGGCCGTTGTTCGTCGTCGCCGACATTTTTAATTTGAGGATATTTTTGAATTAAAAAATCGACTAAAGTTTTTTCCTGACTAT
The Patescibacteria group bacterium DNA segment above includes these coding regions:
- a CDS encoding Ig-like domain-containing protein; its protein translation is MLVKKLPFLKGLLVSFVLSSLLMLAFFIFTPIGQVLAQELPYLPDSKYAISDDVDIMETIEKIIDGVLALLGFIAVVIIIYAGFQWMTAGGNQDKVDKAKKTLINGVIGLAIILLAWVIVMVVFNILTGQGPWGPDDPPGDCECDITLSCDPGCSCDPDCTPVHHSTQLQITYKDPTGNNIKMCQYISRPVQVVFDRNIERSTVEDNFSVLKCEEDLTGDNTIMEHVCNTTSLVGNFEINNNYFIFQADTGLYQPNYWYKAIVGSGLSGVDGKSLIDDEEWYFRFSDEVDGEGPMVESTSPENLATDIHLSCPLDVVFNESMYISTVNESNFILNPPREIANILFSGGDGFTFSFGENYFENTPYDVKIRGGGSRADEWKDARFPMGDGVRDVCGNPLVSDYSWNFETGTGVECYPSITSVTNEGYHNDEIVIQGNYLGATGRLILNNGITIDSSTKYCFDNGMSGYYKIDLSLPCLNNWGPGEIRVKAPAAGGTSNGVVSGKVKVVRGDGMSIVSNNSFKILSPHITDVSGSDGARGGPGQLITIFGYNFGADGVVKFISNGSVYDGVTPPIECGNTWTDKRIIIQVPTGVAPNTIGEIQIKRADLSGANSHSNLFTFNYLTDAGPGICYVDPECNSAGETVNIIIGTHLPTSGQVYFGSFNSSYSGATTTRIAGVSIPNSSVIAANGYYPIKVEDSNLLDFYIPCGVALSCDGTPTTPGSCDPMHDMCPDGTCQIPGCTCLNNPKVINKWPNCGCDDGSCDKLACTNTAFKVKFNEDMNADMFNNSNIKLLDCTTFDCLSPTELSLTNFNPSSGEGNEVIFEPVDTLNPDHYYRIVLMESLESSMDSIRTLGDLNYQYGATFNNSYSWIFKTKSDPTPCEADGVDLSPNSRTIFIGKNYNFHATPTSSGNCNNAPIIISGLNYIWDVLDMSIANPISSGDECEVEGLKVGSTKINVEIDGTIYSDTSNIDVVVGSDIFDPNEDCSIEGMCVGDCRGDAYNCMSSGGNCNCCCEIGANTCPNPLVCTEAGECMGDNRGLCCGCTRDDQCASGGSADLGCSLLDNCCYSAPRLISTPNPALEQCKNSTWYFNFDPSISMDQSSLNSTNIVIDGPDSGIIIRTNSSGFSISADDCLLEPGDYSITLIGGKEGGGIKNIKGISFKEGGCEDATSRGVTGIGEGINCIYEFTVNDSLCEINNIEVIPTSKEYTTVDAGRTYNDVFRAEAYDVDGGGVCVDNYNWSSTDLSVANVISNIDLEMGISLASSLDDGDTTNIEAETNGKIGTASVNISSFAGPIPGTCTDEWNSFPLNNMNFSTSYCKDGDLPVPTSVQTPPSNTTVGMLANYLMPFAYCSNDPTINCNNTICTEEQGECIHNSIGIQVWKNPLHLSPIKWSQRQEGIYTTPDSHMPVDGYPSVQIGRTVYINSANDTGSNLYTNIYLISYSEGASELVINIFNQMLNNFKLNTNLTSLEDKQKLARDVIRLADLNDIAEALENYRLEYGYYPKLESGSYIKGQTYSKWPSWQNNLSSQLGINLPTDPNNQWICTAVGDNWNEETCWNNLSEKFSSVADVNVYGYRIEGRCKDATGWVGTCLSTTKCPISCWNDSECSSGNCDKNSSYGLFVVLEYNNITKWLDPSGRILYQTEAIDHDYVGDFNLKITPEGCKYTGPAS
- a CDS encoding GatB/YqeY domain-containing protein, producing the protein MTLKDNIEQNIKNAMKSGDKFLVSTLRMVKSAIANYEIELRSSKKELTEDDVLGVIIKEAKKRQDSIQAYEQGGRQDLADQEKKELEIIQQYLPAQLSEDEVRKIIQNTIESLGNVSLQDFGKIMGAIMPKLKGQADGNLVNQIVKEILAGK
- the rpsU gene encoding 30S ribosomal protein S21; translated protein: MSIEVKKKDNESINNLLRRFRQKVESTRHLITVKSGQFYTKKPNKRAQKESALKRKQSRDKREYLKKIGQIEDEPRGYQYKK
- the mtaB gene encoding tRNA (N(6)-L-threonylcarbamoyladenosine(37)-C(2))-methylthiotransferase MtaB, producing the protein MKLAFYSLGCKVNQAEIKNWQNYLGQNFKIVNFNSRADIYIINSCSVTQKAERESRQKISQARQQNSRALIVASGCLLDHKLPQIDLWIDNFKKDNLPLILKDHLKIKKLLSVKNKAQNLTRALVKIQSGCDNFCAYCIVPFLRGRPQSFSNRDIIQQIKNLIKAGHQEAVLVGTNIAKYDYQGFNLADLIQQILEETSLPRLHLSSLWPSHLNSALIKLFQHPRLCPHIHLSLQSASNQILKKMGRNYTRRQVLKIIQQLRQIQPRINFTADIIVGFPGETEKDFQQTYDFCQQVGFYKIHVFRYSVRQGTRSADFKNQISLETKKARSLELRQLDLILRQRVVNNFLNTNSEVLFENKIGDTWQGWTDNYIKAYFKTDKDLHNQTIKVKLIKNFKNGVLVEENGLT
- the hisS gene encoding histidine--tRNA ligase encodes the protein MALKKIVSKKTSAVSPKNKFFKKEKNRPKGRPAKNLNKNTSIKLTKKNHSSKKKHNDKIENLRGMRDILPPEQKYFDYFNSMASRLAQIYGYEKINLPLLEETDLFKRSIGDDTDIVNKEMFTFEDQGGESITLRPEGTASVCRSYIQHGMLNLPQPVKLFYSGTMYRHERPQKGRYREFQQFGLESLGSKDSILDAEMILIAFKLYKSLGIDVTIQINSLGCQECRPLYQEELVKYLKARKGLLCEECQKRLDKNPLRILDCKEETCQRIILEAPQIVDYLCQECKEHFISVLEYLDEAEVLYNLNPRIARGLDYYTKTIFEIWPKTDEILAQSALGGGGRYDKLIQNLGGQNVSACGMAIGIDRTIIELRKVKNLSINRKCRVFLIHVGQTAKRKILKLFETLRLEGLDVGQAFSKDSLRDQLEIANKHSVDYTLILGQKELLDNTILIRDMQSGVQEIIDIDRVAEEVKKRLKRKKVISYSGWTREKDKSSLKIKTKLTVKNKKTSNKIKKIKPVAKKNLSTKPQPKNNNKFKTKIKTKVKKFIHKKK
- the lepB gene encoding signal peptidase I; translated protein: MSQFFDKIFRRRQQMYLLPPRRIQTGLKIFVWELVKIVVISLAIIIPVRYFLIQPFYVKGASMEPTLYDHEYLIIDEISYRVGEVSRGDVIVFKYPKDPTQYFIKRVIGLPGETVIIKDGEVFIKKSTTANEIKLDETDYLAPGTQTRGDIKIELSEKEYYVLGDNRNYSLDSRVFGIVPKDLIIGRSWLRGWPVDRLESFKSPIYNIISQ
- the rplS gene encoding 50S ribosomal protein L19, which gives rise to MSTEEEVEEGESVDNSWRQKIKPGMTVRVYQYIREKDAKGNDKIRQQPFEGIIIAQKGGQQPEATFTVRKIGANGIGVEKIFPLYSPNIAQVKLIKQARVRRAKLFFLRNLKFKKKLKEKNIEE
- a CDS encoding RNA pseudouridine synthase; this encodes MFKINIISKNQDYVVINKPAGLLVHPAPHSQEKTLVDFLIQKYPQIKNVGDDEQRPGIVHRLDKEVSGLLVVTLNQTMFTNLKEQFQTHQILKEYQALVYGQVKDDQGIINLAIGRSTKNFGQMSVNTLKDLKPALTEYQVEQRFKNYTLLKVRIKTGRTHQIRLHLKELGYPIVGDSIYTFKKFKNKTDLNRIFLHSYHLGLNDLKNEWQEFKIDLPIELQDFLNIIK